From Acidobacteriota bacterium, a single genomic window includes:
- a CDS encoding succinate dehydrogenase, producing the protein MDRVQIAIPVRGFGETSRRDAWWLQPAAVFAGLLGALIYLNWAAVQGEYYAHGGYLSPLYSPELFGDSSHSLFGPKPGWWPAWLPFSPAFLILWAPAGFRVTCYYYRGAYYKAFWADPPSCAVGEPRNAFRGENSFPLILQNVHRYFLYLALGFIVFLSYDVWNALWFEDAAGTVSFGVGIGTLVLALNVVLLGGYTFSCHSLRHLVGGRHDCISANPVQQRAYDCVSCLNRRHMLFAWLSLVWVCFSDVYVRLCSMGVWTDLRIL; encoded by the coding sequence ATGGATCGGGTGCAGATTGCGATACCGGTGCGGGGGTTCGGTGAGACGTCGCGGCGCGACGCCTGGTGGCTGCAGCCGGCCGCCGTCTTCGCCGGTCTCCTGGGCGCCCTCATCTACCTGAACTGGGCCGCGGTCCAGGGCGAGTACTACGCCCACGGCGGCTACCTGTCGCCGCTGTACTCGCCCGAGCTGTTCGGCGACTCGTCGCACAGCCTGTTCGGGCCGAAGCCCGGGTGGTGGCCGGCGTGGCTGCCCTTCTCGCCCGCGTTCCTCATTCTGTGGGCGCCGGCCGGCTTCCGGGTGACCTGCTACTACTACCGGGGGGCGTACTACAAGGCATTCTGGGCCGACCCGCCGTCGTGCGCGGTCGGCGAGCCGCGCAACGCGTTCCGCGGCGAGAACTCGTTCCCGCTGATTCTGCAGAACGTGCACCGCTACTTCCTGTATCTCGCGCTCGGCTTCATCGTGTTCCTGAGCTACGACGTCTGGAACGCGCTCTGGTTCGAGGACGCGGCCGGGACCGTGTCGTTCGGCGTCGGCATCGGAACGCTCGTGCTCGCGCTCAACGTGGTCCTGCTCGGCGGATACACGTTCAGTTGCCATTCCCTGCGCCATCTGGTCGGCGGCCGGCACGACTGCATCTCGGCGAACCCCGTACAGCAGCGCGCGTACGACTGCGTGAGCTGCTTGAACCGCCGTCACATGCTCTTCGCGTGGCTGAGCCTCGTCTGGGTCTGTTTCTCCGACGTGTACGTGCGGCTCTGCTCGATGGGGGTCTGGACCGACCTCCGCATCCTGTAG